The Aspergillus fumigatus Af293 chromosome 3, whole genome shotgun sequence region cacAATCGATGGGAAGGCGGTGCGCGAAATACCAGGCCCCAAGGGTCTTCCAGTCATCGGAAACTTCTTTGAAGTCTATCCCGACCATCTGGGCAACCACCAACGCCTTTTCGAGCAGTATGGGCCGATCTTCAAGACAACCAACATGGGTCGCACCGTATACCATACCAATGATCCACAGCTCTCATCAATCATTTTCGCCGAGACAGACTTCTTCacgaagaagatcaatgccGCGCACCCCCTGCATCCGATCAAGAATCAGGAAGCCGGTGTATTTTTGGGCGATACTGATACGCCAGAGTGGAGGACAGCACATAAGTTCCTGCCACCAGCACTTGGCCCCAAGGCCGTGCGTCATTATGCGCCCATGATGCAGGAAACGGTTGAAGATGCGTTCACCGTCTTTGATGCCTTAGATGAGAGAGGGGAAGCATGGAATGTCTATCAGTACATGCTCAAACTGGGATCGCAGGCGGTTGGCAAGTTGGTCCTTGGAATTGATTTCAAGCACTTCTCATCTATCGATGAGCCTCCACATGAACTTGTCTATCGCATTGCGGAGTCCTTGGAGCTGAATAAGAAAGTGACTGCGTGGGGTGATTGGTACGCCAAGTTACCATTCGGCGACCCGCAACGGTTGAGAAATGCCCGAGGGCGTATCATCGAGATGGTCAATGAGTCCATCCAAAACGCGGCTCGCGGAGGCATTGAAGATCTCCCTCTACAGGATGCGGCGTTGAAAGCATCCAACATGGTCGGTACGTAATAGCTTTCTATAACCTGGACGAAATACCTCGGCTGATTACACTAGACTACGCTCTCCGGGCCACCGACAACAAAGGCGAAAAGCTACCCAAGACCAGTCTAATGCAGGCATTGGTGGTAGCAACAGGAGCCGGTTTTACAACCACCAGTTCATTATTATCATGGCTCATCTACGGCCTCGTCACCTACCCCGGGGTGCAGGAGAGGttgctgcaggagctgattGACAACGGCATCGATGCCGACACGCAACTTACTGCGGACTTGACGGATCGCCTAACCTTCTTGGACAAATTCATCAAGGAGACCCAGCGTCGGCATAACCCTTCGTATCAGCCTGGGCGAACCGCCAAGGTAGATATGATTCTTCCTGGCGGCTACAAGCTTCCACAGGACTCGGTCGTTATTGGCGCTCTGCACCACCTTCACAATAACCCAGACGTGTGGAGCAATCCTGCGCGGTTCGATCCTGATCGCTGGGACACagaggaggtcaagaacAGACACAAGACTGCCTATATTCCCTTCGCCACTGGTCCTCGCATGTGTATCGGTTTCAACTTTGCTTTGCAGGAAGTTAAAGTCTTCCTGCCCAAGCTGGTGTACCGATACAAGTTCACCAGGGAGAATGATGGGCATATCGAGTACGATCCCATGTTCCAACTGATTCGACCGACCAACCTATATGTTCGCGCCGAACGGCGTGTTAAATGGCCACCAAGATCAGACAATGCGGTTCCGTCACCTTCACTGTGATGACGACGTTTCTATTTCAATTTGCACATTTACTACCCTTGACAGGGTTTATTCCTTGATTAGAAGCTTCTGTACAATAAGCTAG contains the following coding sequences:
- a CDS encoding cytochrome P450, yielding MSTTTTKLFHLLGEPLSTAKEIQFESTTTYGDLRHLVAAHFAIVEPSGIGFISQDSILHDVPEIAASDEIISITIDGKAVREIPGPKGLPVIGNFFEVYPDHLGNHQRLFEQYGPIFKTTNMGRTVYHTNDPQLSSIIFAETDFFTKKINAAHPLHPIKNQEAGVFLGDTDTPEWRTAHKFLPPALGPKAVRHYAPMMQETVEDAFTVFDALDERGEAWNVYQYMLKLGSQAVGKLVLGIDFKHFSSIDEPPHELVYRIAESLELNKKVTAWGDWYAKLPFGDPQRLRNARGRIIEMVNESIQNAARGGIEDLPLQDAALKASNMVDYALRATDNKGEKLPKTSLMQALVVATGAGFTTTSSLLSWLIYGLVTYPGVQERLLQELIDNGIDADTQLTADLTDRLTFLDKFIKETQRRHNPSYQPGRTAKVDMILPGGYKLPQDSVVIGALHHLHNNPDVWSNPARFDPDRWDTEEVKNRHKTAYIPFATGPRMCIGFNFALQEVKVFLPKLVYRYKFTRENDGHIEYDPMFQLIRPTNLYVRAERRVKWPPRSDNAVPSPSL